One Urocitellus parryii isolate mUroPar1 chromosome 9, mUroPar1.hap1, whole genome shotgun sequence DNA segment encodes these proteins:
- the Cyb5r1 gene encoding NADH-cytochrome b5 reductase 1, translating to MGIQPSSALLASLGVGLLTLLGLAVGTYLVRRSRRPQVTLLDPNEKYLLRLLDKTTVSHNTKRFRFALPTAHHILGLPVGKHVYLSARIDGSLVIRPYTPVTSDEDQGYVDLVIKVYLKGVHPKFPEGGKMSQYLDSLKIGDVVEFRGPSGLLTYTGKGNFNIQPNKKSPPEPRKAKKLGMIAGGTGITPMLQLIRAILKVPEDPTQCFLLFANQTEKDIILREDLEELQARYPNRFKLWFTLDHPPKDWAYSKGFVTAEMIQEHLPAPGDDVLLLLCGPPPMIQLACHPNLDKLGYSQKMRFTY from the exons ATGGGGATCCAGCCG AGCTCAGCCCTGCTGGCCtcgctgggggtggggctgcttACTCTGCTCGGCCTGGCTGTGGGCACCTACTTGGTTCGAAGGTCCCGCCGGCCCCAGGTTACTCTCCTGGACCCCAATGAGAAGTACCTGCTGCGACTGCTGGACAAGACG ACCGTGAGCCACAACACCAAGAGGTTCCGCTTTGCCCTGCCCACCGCCCACCACATTCTGGGGCTGCCTGTGG GCAAACATGTCTACCTGTCTGCCCGAATTGATGGCAGCCTGGTCATTAGGCCGTACACTCCTGTCACCAGTGATGAGGACCAAGGCTACGTGGATCTGGTCATCAAG GTCTATCTGAAGGGTGTGCACCCAAAATTTCCTGAGGGCGGGAAGATGTCTCAGTACCTGGACAGTCTGAAGATTGGGGATGTGGTGGAATTCCGGGGGCCAAGTGGACTGCTCACTTACACTGGGAAAG GGAATTTTAACATTCAGCCCAATAAGAAATCGCCACCAGAACCCCGAAAGGCGAAGAAACTGGGAATGATCGCTGGAGGGACAG GTATCACCCCAATGCTACAGCTGATCCGGGCTATCCTGAAAGTACctgaagatccaacccagtgctttCTGCTTTTTGCCAACCAG ACGGAAAAGGACATAATCCTGCGGGAAGACTTAGAGGAGCTGCAGGCCCGGTACCCCAATCGCTTTAAACTCTGGTTCACTCTGGACCATCCCCCCAAAG ATTGGGCCTACAGCAAGGGCTTTGTGACTGCTGAAATGATCCAGGAGCACCTGCCTGCCCCAGGGGATGATGTACTGCTGCTGCTCTGTGGGCCACCCCCAATGATACAGCTGGCCTGCCATCCCAACTTGGACAAATTGGGCTATTCACAAAAGATGCGATTCACCTACTGA